A genome region from Thermomonospora amylolytica includes the following:
- a CDS encoding ABC transporter substrate-binding protein has translation MKRTWRTAGVAATAALALVLSGCGGGGTGGDDTVNTTFNQAVNTIVNQDDKAGGTLKFAITDAPDSVDPGNTYYAFNWDFTRLYARALLTFDNKPGEAGLKVVPDLAEGLGTPSEDGKTWTYKIRKGIKYEDGTEVKAADVKYAIARSNYTDELTSGPKYFAQYLDAGDYKGPYKDKNLDNFKGIETPDDYTLVFKLKQPFYEFDYLLTNPQSAPVPAAKDTGLKYQEHPVATGPYKVESHQVGKSLVLVKNPMWNQASDPIRKQNVDRIELAMGVNGATLDEQLLAGTTHVNLGGTGVEAAAQAKILRQDKLKRAADNPLTGFLRYAMLSTKVKPFDNIECRKAVQYAVDKTAIQGAYGGPIAGDIASTALPPTETGHTKYDLYPTPGNKGDLNKAKAALQACGQPNGFETNIAVREDRAKEVAAAEAIQQSLAKVGIRTQIKKFPSGDYTSQYAGKPEYVHKNNLGIIIAGWGSDWPTGFGFLSQIAHGEAIKPSGNYNEMELNDPEVNRLLDEGIRNPNQAEREKAWSQVDRKVMESAALLPFIYEKVLTYRPPSLTNVYFHEAYKMYDYTALGVK, from the coding sequence ATGAAACGTACGTGGAGAACCGCCGGAGTCGCGGCCACCGCGGCCCTGGCCCTGGTGCTGTCCGGCTGCGGCGGCGGTGGCACCGGTGGCGACGACACCGTCAACACGACCTTCAACCAGGCCGTGAACACGATCGTCAACCAGGACGACAAGGCCGGCGGCACGCTGAAGTTCGCCATCACCGACGCCCCCGACTCGGTGGACCCGGGCAACACCTACTACGCCTTCAACTGGGACTTCACCCGGCTGTACGCGCGGGCCCTGCTGACCTTCGACAACAAGCCGGGCGAGGCCGGGCTGAAGGTCGTCCCCGACCTGGCCGAGGGTCTGGGCACCCCCAGCGAGGACGGCAAGACCTGGACCTACAAGATCCGCAAGGGCATCAAGTACGAGGACGGCACGGAGGTCAAGGCCGCCGACGTCAAGTACGCCATCGCCCGCAGCAACTACACCGACGAGCTGACCAGCGGTCCCAAGTACTTCGCGCAGTACCTGGACGCCGGTGACTACAAGGGTCCCTACAAGGACAAGAACCTCGACAACTTCAAGGGCATCGAGACCCCGGACGACTACACGCTCGTCTTCAAGCTCAAGCAGCCGTTCTACGAGTTCGACTACCTGCTGACCAACCCGCAGTCGGCTCCGGTCCCGGCGGCCAAGGACACCGGCCTGAAGTACCAGGAGCACCCGGTCGCGACCGGCCCCTACAAGGTGGAGAGCCACCAGGTCGGCAAGTCGCTGGTGCTGGTGAAGAACCCCATGTGGAACCAGGCCAGCGACCCGATCCGCAAGCAGAACGTCGACCGCATCGAGCTGGCGATGGGCGTCAACGGCGCCACCCTCGACGAGCAGCTGCTGGCCGGCACCACGCACGTCAACCTCGGCGGCACCGGCGTGGAGGCCGCCGCCCAGGCCAAGATCCTGCGCCAGGACAAGCTCAAGCGGGCCGCCGACAACCCGCTGACCGGCTTCCTGCGCTACGCGATGCTGTCGACCAAGGTCAAGCCGTTCGACAACATCGAGTGCCGCAAGGCCGTCCAGTACGCGGTGGACAAGACCGCCATCCAGGGCGCCTACGGCGGCCCGATCGCCGGTGACATCGCCTCCACGGCGCTGCCGCCGACCGAGACCGGCCACACCAAGTACGACCTGTACCCGACCCCGGGCAACAAGGGCGACCTGAACAAGGCCAAGGCGGCGCTGCAGGCGTGCGGCCAGCCCAACGGCTTCGAGACCAACATCGCGGTGCGCGAGGACCGGGCCAAGGAGGTCGCGGCGGCCGAGGCGATCCAGCAGTCGCTGGCCAAGGTCGGCATCCGGACGCAGATCAAGAAGTTCCCCTCGGGCGACTACACCTCGCAGTACGCCGGCAAGCCGGAGTACGTGCACAAGAACAACCTCGGCATCATCATCGCCGGCTGGGGCTCGGACTGGCCGACCGGCTTCGGCTTCCTGTCGCAGATCGCGCACGGCGAGGCCATCAAGCCCTCCGGCAACTACAACGAGATGGAGCTGAACGACCCCGAGGTCAACCGTCTGCTGGACGAGGGCATCCGCAACCCCAACCAGGCCGAGCGTGAGAAGGCCTGGAGCCAGGTGGACCGCAAGGTCATGGAGTCGGCGGCGCTGCTGCCCTTCATCTACGAGAAGGTGCTGACCTACCGTCCGCCGTCCCTGACCAACGTGTACTTCCACGAGGCCTACAAGATGTACGACTACACCGCCCTCGGCGTGAAGTGA
- a CDS encoding ABC transporter permease: MTAPIEVSGSEAQAQPEAVLAGVGKKAVQGRSLGQIAWMRLKRDKLALGGGVVVLLLTLMAIFAPVLVKLFGHPPDQFHRELLDPIFRTPAGAWGGMSWEHPLGLEPINGRDMFSRIVYGARISLLVAFLATLVSVVIGVVAGMAAGYFGGWVDSVIARAMDVFLAFPLLLFAIALVGVVPDDASFFGLFTLKDNTLRVSLLIFIIGFFNWPYIGRIIRGQTLSLREREFVDAARSLGARSPYILFREILPNLVGPILVYATLLIPTNILFEAALSFLGVGVNPPTPSWGGMLSDAVRQQLYPIAPHFMIIPGLAIFITVMAFNLFGDGLRDALDPRAR; encoded by the coding sequence GTGACCGCACCGATCGAGGTGTCCGGGTCTGAGGCCCAGGCCCAGCCCGAGGCCGTCCTCGCGGGCGTGGGGAAGAAGGCGGTCCAGGGGCGGTCGCTGGGCCAGATCGCCTGGATGCGCCTCAAGCGCGACAAGCTCGCCCTGGGCGGCGGGGTCGTGGTGCTTCTGCTGACCCTCATGGCGATCTTCGCGCCGGTGCTGGTGAAGCTGTTCGGCCACCCGCCCGACCAGTTCCACCGGGAACTGCTCGACCCGATCTTCCGCACCCCCGCCGGGGCCTGGGGCGGGATGAGCTGGGAGCACCCGCTGGGCCTGGAGCCGATCAACGGCCGTGACATGTTCAGCCGGATCGTCTACGGCGCCCGCATCTCGCTGCTGGTGGCGTTCCTGGCCACGCTGGTGTCGGTGGTGATCGGCGTGGTGGCGGGCATGGCGGCCGGCTACTTCGGCGGCTGGGTCGACTCGGTGATCGCCCGGGCCATGGACGTCTTCCTGGCCTTCCCGCTGCTGCTGTTCGCGATCGCCCTGGTGGGCGTGGTCCCCGACGACGCCTCGTTCTTCGGCCTGTTCACGCTGAAGGACAACACCCTGCGGGTGTCGCTGCTGATCTTCATCATCGGCTTCTTCAACTGGCCCTACATCGGGCGGATCATCCGGGGGCAGACCCTGTCGCTGCGGGAGCGCGAGTTCGTCGACGCCGCCCGCAGCCTCGGCGCGCGCAGCCCCTACATCCTGTTCCGGGAGATCCTGCCCAACCTGGTCGGCCCGATCCTGGTCTACGCCACGCTGCTGATCCCCACCAACATCCTGTTCGAGGCGGCGCTGTCGTTCCTGGGCGTGGGCGTCAACCCGCCCACCCCGTCCTGGGGCGGCATGCTGTCGGACGCGGTGCGCCAGCAGCTGTACCCCATCGCGCCCCACTTCATGATCATCCCCGGTCTGGCGATCTTCATCACGGTCATGGCCTTCAACCTGTTCGGTGACGGCCTGCGCGACGCGCTCGACCCACGTGCGCGCTGA
- a CDS encoding HAD family hydrolase has translation MGPEHQEKMVGGSLGRAAAYMLSLTGPVAPREEVERRMLDGMVERLSESAPLMPGAKELLGEVRAAGIPIALVSSSHRVLIEAVLDGVGREYFDVTVAGDEVARHKPDPEPYLTAAARLAADPRRCVALEDSPTGVAAAEAAGCVTVAVPGVVPVPAAPGRTVVESLRDLDLAVLRSLVAGVP, from the coding sequence GTGGGCCCCGAGCACCAGGAGAAGATGGTCGGCGGCTCGCTGGGCCGGGCCGCCGCCTACATGCTGTCCCTGACCGGCCCGGTCGCCCCCCGGGAGGAGGTCGAACGGCGGATGCTGGACGGCATGGTGGAGCGGCTGAGCGAGTCGGCCCCGCTGATGCCCGGGGCCAAGGAACTGCTCGGCGAGGTCCGCGCCGCCGGGATCCCCATCGCCCTGGTGTCCTCCAGCCACCGGGTGCTCATCGAGGCCGTGCTGGACGGCGTCGGCCGCGAGTACTTCGACGTCACGGTGGCCGGTGACGAGGTCGCGCGGCACAAGCCCGATCCCGAGCCGTACCTGACCGCCGCCGCGAGGCTGGCGGCCGACCCGCGGCGCTGCGTCGCCCTGGAGGACTCCCCGACCGGTGTGGCGGCCGCCGAGGCCGCCGGATGCGTCACGGTCGCGGTGCCGGGGGTCGTCCCGGTGCCCGCCGCTCCTGGCAGAACCGTCGTCGAATCGTTGCGGGACCTCGACCTGGCCGTGCTGCGGAGCCTGGTCGCCGGGGTCCCCTAG
- the metH gene encoding methionine synthase yields the protein MSASPQSLRQALRERVVVADGAMGTMLQAQNPTLDDFQGHEGCNEVLNVTRPDIVRAVHAAYLDAGVDCIETNTFGANLGNLGEYGITERIEELSEAGARIAREVADAYSTPDRPRWVIGSIGPGTKLPTLGHVTYTELRDAYERNAAGLIAGGADALLVETCQDLLQAKAALNGARRAIAAAGADTVLIGQVTIEQNGAMLMGSEIGAALTALEPLGLDLIGLNCATGPAEMSEHLRYLARHARIGLSCMPNAGLPELTADGAHYPLTPGELADAHDAFTRDYGLSLVGGCCGTTPEHLRQVVERVRGREIAPRRPRPEPGASSLYQHVPFRQDTSYLAIGERTNANGSKAFREAMLAERWDDCVRIARDQARDGAHMIDLCVDYVGRDGVADMKELAFRFATASTLPIVLDSTEPDVLRAGLEMLGGRALVNSVNYEDGRGPDSRFHRTMTAVREHGAAVVVMCIDEQGQARTAADKVRIACEIIEDLTGNWGMRIEDIVVDCLTFPIATGQEETRRDALETIEAIAELKRRHPDVQTTLGVSNVSFGLNPAARIVLNSVFLNECVNAGLDSAIVHASKILPMARIPDEQRQVALDMVYDRRRDGYDPLQRFMELFEGVDAKAMRASRAEELAALPLWERLKRRIIDGEANGLDADLDEALTRRPALEIINDVLLDGMKTVGDLFGSGQMQLPFVLQSAEVMKTAVAYLEPHMDRVEGDEGSKGRIVLATVKGDVHDIGKNLVDIILSNNGYEVINIGIKQPMSAILEAAKEHRADVIGMSGLLVKSTVIMKENLEELNARGLAHEWPVLLGGAALTRAYVEQDLAELFDGEVRYARDAFEGLRLMDAFMAVKRGEEGAQLPPLRRRRVKTGATLKVTEPEEMPARSDVATDNPVPEPPFWGDRIVKGIPMADYAAFLDERATFMGQWGLKPARGADGPTYEELVETEGRPRLRMWLDRIQSEGLIEAAVVYGYFPAVSEGDDLVILNEDGSQRERITFPRQRRDRHLCLADFFRPRESGETDVVAFQLVTVGSKVSEATAELFAKNAYRDYLELHGLSVQLTEALAEYWHARVRAEIGFGEQDPDDLDGFFKVDYRGARYSFGYPACPDLENRATVVRLLRPERIGVTLSEEFQLVPEQATDALIVHHPEAKYFNV from the coding sequence ATGAGTGCATCCCCACAGTCGTTGCGTCAGGCCCTCCGGGAACGAGTCGTCGTGGCGGACGGCGCGATGGGGACGATGCTCCAGGCGCAGAACCCCACCCTGGACGACTTCCAGGGCCACGAGGGCTGCAACGAGGTCCTCAACGTCACCCGTCCCGACATCGTCCGCGCGGTGCACGCCGCCTACCTGGACGCCGGCGTCGACTGCATTGAGACCAACACCTTCGGCGCCAACCTGGGCAACCTCGGCGAGTACGGCATCACCGAGCGGATCGAGGAGCTGTCGGAGGCCGGCGCCCGGATCGCCCGCGAGGTCGCCGACGCCTACTCCACGCCCGACCGGCCCCGCTGGGTGATCGGCTCCATCGGCCCCGGCACCAAGCTGCCGACGCTCGGCCACGTCACTTACACCGAGCTGCGCGACGCCTACGAGCGCAACGCGGCCGGGCTGATCGCCGGGGGCGCGGACGCCCTGCTGGTGGAGACCTGCCAGGACCTGCTGCAGGCCAAGGCCGCCCTCAACGGCGCCCGCCGGGCCATCGCCGCCGCCGGCGCCGACACCGTGCTGATCGGCCAGGTCACCATCGAGCAGAACGGCGCGATGCTGATGGGCTCGGAGATCGGCGCCGCCCTCACCGCGCTGGAGCCGCTGGGCCTGGACCTGATCGGCCTCAACTGCGCCACCGGCCCGGCCGAGATGAGCGAGCACCTGCGCTACCTGGCCCGGCACGCCCGCATCGGCCTGTCCTGCATGCCCAACGCCGGGCTGCCCGAGCTGACCGCCGACGGCGCCCACTACCCGCTGACCCCCGGGGAACTGGCCGACGCCCACGACGCCTTCACCCGCGACTACGGCCTGTCCCTGGTCGGCGGCTGCTGCGGCACCACCCCCGAGCACCTGCGCCAGGTCGTCGAGCGCGTCCGGGGCCGCGAGATCGCCCCGCGCAGGCCGCGTCCCGAGCCCGGCGCCTCCTCGCTGTACCAGCACGTCCCGTTCCGCCAGGACACCTCCTACCTGGCGATCGGGGAGCGCACCAACGCCAACGGCTCCAAGGCGTTCCGCGAGGCGATGCTGGCCGAGCGCTGGGACGACTGCGTGCGGATCGCCCGCGACCAGGCCCGCGACGGCGCCCACATGATCGACCTGTGCGTCGACTACGTCGGCCGCGACGGCGTGGCCGACATGAAGGAGCTGGCGTTCCGGTTCGCCACCGCCTCCACCCTGCCGATCGTGCTGGACTCCACCGAGCCGGACGTGCTGCGCGCCGGGCTGGAGATGCTGGGCGGCCGGGCGCTGGTCAACTCGGTCAACTACGAGGACGGCCGCGGCCCCGACTCCCGGTTCCACCGCACCATGACCGCCGTCCGCGAGCACGGCGCCGCTGTGGTGGTGATGTGCATCGACGAGCAGGGGCAGGCCCGCACCGCCGCCGACAAGGTCCGCATCGCCTGCGAGATCATCGAGGACCTGACCGGCAACTGGGGGATGCGGATCGAGGACATCGTCGTCGACTGCCTGACCTTCCCCATCGCCACCGGCCAGGAGGAGACCCGCCGCGACGCGCTGGAGACCATCGAGGCGATCGCCGAGCTCAAGCGCCGGCACCCGGACGTGCAGACCACGCTGGGCGTCTCCAACGTGTCGTTCGGCCTCAACCCGGCCGCCCGGATCGTGCTCAACTCGGTGTTCCTCAACGAGTGCGTCAACGCCGGGCTGGACTCGGCCATCGTGCACGCCTCCAAGATCCTGCCGATGGCGCGGATCCCCGACGAGCAGCGCCAGGTCGCCCTCGACATGGTCTACGACCGGCGCCGCGACGGCTACGACCCGCTGCAGCGGTTCATGGAGCTGTTCGAGGGCGTGGACGCCAAGGCGATGCGCGCCTCACGGGCCGAGGAGCTGGCCGCGCTGCCGCTGTGGGAACGGCTCAAGCGGCGCATCATCGACGGCGAGGCCAACGGCCTGGACGCCGACCTGGACGAGGCGCTGACCCGGCGGCCCGCCCTGGAGATCATCAACGACGTGCTGCTGGACGGCATGAAGACCGTCGGCGACCTGTTCGGCTCCGGGCAGATGCAGCTGCCGTTCGTGCTGCAGTCCGCCGAGGTGATGAAGACCGCGGTGGCCTACCTCGAGCCGCACATGGACAGGGTCGAGGGCGACGAGGGCTCCAAGGGCCGGATCGTGCTGGCCACCGTCAAGGGCGACGTGCACGACATCGGCAAGAACCTGGTCGACATCATCCTGAGCAACAACGGCTACGAGGTGATCAACATCGGCATCAAGCAGCCGATGTCGGCCATCCTCGAGGCCGCCAAGGAGCACCGCGCCGACGTCATCGGCATGTCCGGGCTGCTGGTCAAGTCCACGGTGATCATGAAGGAGAACCTGGAGGAGCTCAACGCCCGGGGCCTGGCGCACGAGTGGCCGGTGCTGCTCGGCGGCGCCGCGCTCACCCGCGCCTACGTCGAGCAGGACCTGGCCGAGCTGTTCGACGGCGAGGTCCGCTACGCCCGCGACGCGTTCGAGGGCCTGCGGCTGATGGACGCCTTCATGGCCGTCAAGCGCGGCGAGGAGGGCGCCCAGCTCCCGCCGCTGCGCCGGCGCCGCGTCAAGACGGGCGCGACCCTCAAGGTCACCGAGCCGGAGGAGATGCCGGCCCGGTCCGACGTGGCCACCGACAACCCGGTGCCCGAGCCGCCGTTCTGGGGCGACCGGATCGTCAAGGGCATCCCGATGGCCGACTACGCGGCGTTCCTGGACGAGCGGGCCACCTTCATGGGCCAGTGGGGCCTCAAGCCCGCCCGCGGCGCCGACGGGCCCACCTACGAGGAGCTGGTGGAGACCGAGGGCCGTCCCCGGCTGCGGATGTGGCTGGACCGCATCCAGTCCGAGGGGCTGATCGAGGCGGCCGTCGTCTACGGCTACTTCCCGGCCGTCAGCGAGGGCGACGACCTGGTGATCCTGAACGAGGACGGCTCACAGCGGGAGCGGATCACCTTCCCTCGGCAGCGCCGCGACCGGCACCTGTGCCTGGCCGACTTCTTCCGGCCGCGCGAGTCCGGCGAGACCGACGTGGTCGCCTTCCAGCTCGTCACCGTCGGGTCCAAGGTGTCGGAGGCCACCGCGGAGCTGTTCGCCAAGAACGCCTACCGCGACTACCTGGAGCTGCACGGCCTGTCGGTGCAGCTCACCGAGGCGCTGGCGGAGTACTGGCACGCCCGGGTGCGCGCCGAGATCGGGTTCGGCGAGCAGGACCCCGACGACCTGGACGGCTTCTTCAAGGTCGACTACCGGGGCGCCCGCTACTCGTTCGGCTACCCGGCCTGCCCGGACCTGGAGAACCGCGCCACGGTGGTGCGGCTGCTGCGGCCGGAGCGGATCGGCGTGACCCTCTCCGAGGAGTTCCAGCTGGTGCCCGAGCAGGCCACCGACGCCCTCATCGTGCACCACCCCGAGGCCAAGTACTTCAACGTCTGA
- a CDS encoding universal stress protein, with translation MGSYRTILVGTDGSDSSFRAVDAAARLSADAEATLVLVTAYHPMSERERLSAADRLGDLAYKVQGATPAEDALRAARERAVAAGATAIEEVAVQGDAVDVLAKVAKERGADLVVVGNRGLNSLAGRILGSVPANLSHRAPCDILIVHTTDGK, from the coding sequence ATGGGCTCGTACCGCACCATCCTCGTCGGCACCGACGGCTCGGATTCCTCGTTCCGCGCGGTGGATGCCGCCGCGCGCCTGTCGGCGGACGCCGAGGCCACCCTGGTGCTCGTGACGGCGTACCACCCGATGAGCGAACGCGAACGGCTCAGCGCGGCCGACCGGCTGGGCGACCTGGCCTACAAGGTCCAGGGGGCGACCCCGGCCGAGGACGCGCTGCGGGCCGCGCGGGAGCGGGCGGTGGCGGCCGGCGCCACGGCGATCGAGGAGGTCGCGGTGCAGGGCGACGCGGTGGACGTGCTCGCCAAGGTGGCCAAGGAGCGCGGGGCGGACCTGGTGGTCGTCGGCAACCGGGGCCTCAACAGCCTGGCCGGGCGGATCCTGGGCTCGGTGCCGGCCAACCTGTCGCACCGGGCGCCCTGCGACATCCTCATCGTGCACACCACCGACGGCAAGTAG
- a CDS encoding PAC2 family protein, which yields MIEFESVPELVDPVLVAAFEGWNDAGEAASGVIRHLESAWDASPVAELDPEDYYDFQVTRPVVELADGVHRSITWPTTRISWARPAGSERDVVLIRGIEPNMRWKSFCRELIEVLERLGVRTGVLLGALLAEAPHTRPVPVSGATSGPGAGSGLHLEPNRYEPSRYEGPTGILGVLQDSCAKAGIDTVSLWASVPHYVSHPPSPKATLALLRRVEDLLGLTVALGELPEEARAWEHGVNELAEQDTEVAEYVRALEEQKDAAELPEASGDAIAREFERYLRGRETG from the coding sequence GTGATCGAGTTCGAAAGCGTGCCCGAGCTGGTCGACCCGGTCCTGGTGGCCGCCTTTGAGGGCTGGAACGACGCCGGGGAGGCGGCCAGCGGGGTGATCCGGCATCTGGAGTCCGCCTGGGACGCGTCCCCGGTCGCGGAGCTGGATCCGGAGGACTACTACGACTTCCAGGTGACCCGTCCGGTGGTGGAGCTGGCCGACGGCGTCCACCGCAGCATCACCTGGCCCACCACCCGCATCTCGTGGGCCCGCCCGGCCGGTTCGGAGCGCGACGTGGTGCTGATCCGCGGGATCGAGCCCAACATGCGCTGGAAGTCGTTCTGCCGCGAGCTGATCGAGGTGCTGGAGCGGCTCGGCGTGCGCACCGGCGTGCTGCTGGGCGCGCTGCTGGCCGAGGCCCCGCACACCCGTCCGGTGCCGGTGAGCGGCGCCACCTCCGGTCCGGGCGCGGGCAGCGGCCTGCACCTGGAGCCGAACCGGTACGAGCCCAGCCGCTACGAGGGGCCGACCGGCATCCTGGGGGTGCTGCAGGACTCCTGTGCCAAGGCCGGCATCGACACGGTGTCGCTGTGGGCGTCGGTGCCGCACTACGTGTCCCATCCGCCGTCCCCGAAGGCGACGCTGGCGCTGCTGCGCCGGGTGGAGGACCTGCTGGGCCTGACGGTGGCGCTGGGCGAGCTGCCGGAGGAGGCCCGCGCCTGGGAGCACGGGGTCAACGAGCTCGCCGAGCAGGACACCGAGGTGGCCGAGTACGTGCGGGCGCTGGAGGAGCAGAAGGACGCCGCCGAGCTCCCGGAGGCCAGCGGCGACGCCATCGCCCGCGAGTTCGAGCGCTATCTGCGGGGCCGGGAGACCGGCTGA
- a CDS encoding TrmH family RNA methyltransferase encodes MTGVRAGRPASPALRVRPRRELRRQRRRRSHSCWDHLIAAPLWPLHGANLGTLLRTCDAVGACLAVPRLPWVPEALRRGNTLRHPACVHWVGDPVSWLERRRAEGGRVVGVELAENAVRLADLPPARTRTVAVLGHEQYGIPAEALDLLDAVEIPMVGTGHSLNVAVAGSLVLYKLAGLV; translated from the coding sequence ATGACCGGCGTGCGGGCCGGGCGGCCCGCCTCCCCCGCGCTCCGCGTCCGGCCCCGCCGGGAGCTGCGCCGTCAGCGCCGCCGCCGGTCGCACTCCTGCTGGGACCATCTGATCGCCGCCCCGCTGTGGCCGCTGCACGGTGCCAACCTGGGGACGCTGCTGCGCACCTGCGACGCGGTGGGCGCCTGCCTGGCCGTGCCCCGGCTGCCGTGGGTGCCCGAGGCGCTGCGGCGCGGCAACACCCTGCGGCATCCGGCCTGCGTGCACTGGGTCGGCGACCCGGTGTCCTGGCTGGAACGCCGGCGCGCCGAGGGCGGCCGGGTGGTGGGGGTCGAACTGGCCGAGAACGCGGTGCGGCTGGCCGACCTGCCCCCGGCGCGGACCCGTACCGTCGCGGTGCTGGGGCACGAGCAGTACGGGATCCCGGCCGAGGCGCTGGACCTGCTGGACGCGGTGGAGATCCCGATGGTCGGCACCGGGCACAGCCTGAACGTGGCGGTGGCCGGGTCGCTGGTGCTCTACAAGCTGGCCGGGCTGGTGTAG
- the mshC gene encoding cysteine--1-D-myo-inosityl 2-amino-2-deoxy-alpha-D-glucopyranoside ligase, whose protein sequence is MRSWPAPEVPRLSDAGLTGPAVPLHLHDTASGGIRPVEPGGPTARMYVCGITPYDATHLGHAATYLAFDLVNRVWRDGGHDVRYVQNATDVDDPLLERAQQTGEDWRALADREIALFRQDMTALRILPPDEYVGAVEAIPLIIEMVERLRARGAVYEVDGDLYFPIGADPEFGQVSGLSREQMLPLFAERGGDPGRRGKKDPLDALLWMAQRPGEPGWDSPFGRGRPGWHVECSAISVRYLGMAFDVEGGGSDLAFPHHEMGASHAQVATGERPHARAYVHAGMVGLDGEKMSKSRGNLVFVSRLREGGADPMAIRLALLAHHYRSDWEWTDGDLTRAAERLDRWRAAVRLPAGPDAAPVAAEVRRALANDLDAPAALAAVDRWADRALADPGDPDEAAPARIRALADALLGVEL, encoded by the coding sequence ATGCGATCGTGGCCCGCCCCCGAGGTACCCCGCCTGTCCGACGCCGGCCTGACCGGCCCCGCGGTGCCGCTGCACCTCCACGACACCGCCTCCGGCGGGATCCGGCCCGTCGAGCCCGGTGGCCCGACCGCGCGGATGTACGTGTGCGGCATCACCCCCTACGACGCCACCCATCTCGGCCACGCCGCCACCTACCTGGCGTTCGACCTGGTCAACCGGGTGTGGCGGGACGGCGGCCACGACGTTCGCTACGTGCAGAACGCCACCGACGTCGACGACCCCCTGTTGGAACGTGCCCAGCAGACCGGCGAGGACTGGCGGGCGCTGGCCGACCGGGAGATCGCGCTGTTCCGCCAGGACATGACCGCGCTGCGGATCCTGCCGCCGGACGAGTACGTCGGCGCGGTGGAGGCCATCCCGCTGATCATCGAGATGGTGGAGCGGCTGCGCGCCCGCGGCGCGGTCTACGAGGTGGACGGCGACCTGTACTTCCCGATCGGCGCCGACCCCGAGTTCGGGCAGGTCAGCGGGCTGTCCCGGGAGCAGATGCTGCCGCTGTTCGCCGAGCGCGGCGGCGACCCGGGCCGGCGCGGCAAGAAGGACCCGCTGGACGCGCTGCTGTGGATGGCGCAGCGGCCGGGCGAGCCGGGCTGGGACTCCCCGTTCGGCCGCGGCCGCCCCGGCTGGCACGTGGAGTGCTCGGCGATCTCCGTCCGCTATCTGGGCATGGCGTTCGACGTCGAGGGCGGCGGCTCGGACCTGGCGTTCCCGCACCACGAGATGGGCGCCTCGCACGCCCAGGTGGCCACCGGGGAGCGCCCGCACGCCAGGGCGTACGTGCACGCCGGCATGGTCGGCCTGGACGGCGAGAAGATGTCCAAGTCCCGCGGCAACCTGGTGTTCGTCTCCCGGCTGCGGGAGGGCGGCGCCGACCCGATGGCCATCCGGCTGGCGCTGCTGGCCCACCACTACCGCTCCGACTGGGAGTGGACCGACGGCGACCTGACCCGCGCCGCCGAGCGCCTGGACCGCTGGCGCGCCGCCGTCCGGCTGCCCGCCGGTCCCGACGCCGCCCCGGTCGCCGCCGAGGTCCGCCGCGCGCTGGCGAACGACCTGGACGCCCCCGCCGCGCTGGCCGCCGTCGACCGCTGGGCCGACCGCGCCCTGGCCGACCCGGGCGATCCGGACGAGGCCGCTCCCGCCCGGATCCGCGCCCTCGCCGACGCGCTGCTGGGCGTCGAGCTCTAA
- a CDS encoding NRDE family protein has product MCTAVVAFDPLSPFPVLLAGVRDEFADRPWLSPGPHWPDRPGLIGGRDLQAGGTWLAVDPGAPRVACVLNGHGRPAPPDGRISRGELPLRAAATGEIGDLDLTRVDPFHLVCAEPTVVRLCTWDGVELAERKLPPGLHMIVNTGLEGRGPRGEVHPDAAAQMAERIAHFRPLLEAAPRPEPRAGTAAEAWGAWLPLVEGGGLDRADRRALVLSRDFGDGRLWGTSSVSLVALAQSGVRYDFTAGPGDGNAWTTVLSSIERDGA; this is encoded by the coding sequence ATGTGCACGGCGGTGGTGGCGTTCGACCCCCTATCCCCCTTTCCTGTGCTCCTGGCCGGTGTCCGCGACGAGTTCGCCGACCGGCCCTGGCTGTCCCCCGGTCCGCACTGGCCGGACCGTCCCGGCCTGATCGGCGGCCGTGACCTGCAGGCGGGCGGCACCTGGCTGGCCGTGGACCCCGGTGCGCCACGGGTGGCGTGCGTGCTCAACGGCCACGGCCGCCCCGCCCCCCCGGACGGCCGGATCTCGCGCGGCGAGCTGCCGCTGCGCGCCGCCGCCACCGGCGAGATCGGCGACCTGGACCTGACGCGGGTGGACCCGTTCCACCTGGTCTGCGCCGAGCCCACGGTGGTGCGGCTGTGCACCTGGGACGGGGTGGAACTGGCCGAACGCAAGCTCCCGCCGGGCCTGCACATGATCGTCAACACCGGGCTGGAGGGACGGGGACCGCGCGGGGAGGTGCACCCGGACGCCGCCGCCCAGATGGCGGAGCGGATCGCGCACTTCCGGCCGCTGCTGGAGGCCGCCCCCCGCCCCGAGCCGCGCGCCGGGACCGCCGCCGAGGCGTGGGGCGCCTGGCTGCCGCTGGTGGAGGGCGGCGGGCTGGACCGCGCGGACCGCCGCGCCCTGGTGCTGAGCCGCGACTTCGGCGACGGGCGGCTGTGGGGGACCTCCTCGGTCAGCCTGGTGGCGCTGGCGCAGAGCGGCGTCCGCTACGACTTCACCGCCGGGCCCGGCGACGGGAACGCCTGGACGACGGTGTTGTCGTCCATTGAACGGGACGGCGCGTAG